A stretch of the Agrobacterium fabrum str. C58 genome encodes the following:
- the msuE gene encoding FMN reductase → MNVLGISGSVKQPSRTARVVSDILASIERRASVSVDTIDLAVAAPILFRALRADQLDEAGRRIIDAVEIADVLVVGSPVYRASYTGALKHLFDLVDFRALQGKRVVLAATGGTPLHGLMLEHQFRPLFGFFGAVTVPTTVYAVEADFTGYTLSNPEVEARIERAVAELIDLLPARDVAAADHHSALRVVSNEAVAN, encoded by the coding sequence ATGAACGTACTTGGTATAAGCGGCAGCGTAAAACAACCGTCACGCACGGCGCGTGTTGTCTCGGACATCCTGGCCTCGATCGAAAGACGAGCAAGCGTCTCTGTGGATACGATCGATCTGGCTGTGGCAGCGCCGATCCTGTTCAGGGCTCTTCGCGCTGATCAACTTGATGAGGCTGGCCGCAGGATTATTGATGCCGTGGAAATTGCCGATGTGCTTGTCGTCGGCTCGCCGGTCTACCGTGCATCCTACACCGGCGCGTTAAAACATCTTTTCGATCTCGTCGATTTCCGTGCACTTCAAGGCAAGCGCGTGGTCCTTGCGGCAACGGGCGGTACGCCGCTGCATGGCCTCATGCTGGAGCATCAGTTCCGGCCACTGTTCGGCTTCTTTGGCGCCGTTACCGTGCCAACGACAGTCTACGCCGTCGAGGCGGATTTCACCGGATACACGCTCTCGAACCCGGAGGTTGAGGCGCGCATCGAGCGCGCCGTCGCCGAATTGATCGATCTTCTACCGGCGAGAGATGTCGCTGCCGCAGATCACCATTCGGCCCTTCGCGTCGTTTCGAACGAGGCGGTCGCCAACTAA
- a CDS encoding PAS domain-containing sensor histidine kinase: MQPVTPEVEILILNNVNEPANAVPVASLLDVTDWASGPLGPRSEWPACLHAAIGIMLPSQAQIVMFWGQEFVALYNDIYAPTIGNKHPHAFGRPAREYWNELWDDLEPLLKRVLDKGETIAAKDRPFYIERHGYPETVYFDISYSPVTDQDGIVRGVFCIVNETTERVKADAALRESEERLRAIFAQSAVGIALGDLTGKLISVNDHFCQIVGRRRDELIGIQMQDITFAEDLPENQRLFKHMVETGESFEIEKRYVRGDGSLVWVLNSVSAIRDDQGNMSQAVAISADIGERRHAQEVERHLASMIASSNDAILGIDLDMTITSWNAAAEKLYGYSEDEVVGRTVLMLVPDDRQEEEPTILRQIKAGRIVEPYETQRLRKDGRLVEVLLSVSPIRDVNGRVIGASKTAHDITARKDADRLRSILVNELHHRVKNILATVTAIARQTIGRDKANHEDMEAFTSRLGSLSRAQDLLVHADWQHADLRAVLQQALSPYPAESFQISGPGVSLPPRAVVSLSLALHELATNAAKYGALSVPEGQVSISWQRQGTDGERLRVVWEERGGPEVMSPQRKGFGSTLVERLLSAELNGETKLFYEKNGVICVIEAEINHV, translated from the coding sequence TTGCAGCCTGTCACTCCTGAAGTGGAGATTCTCATCCTGAATAACGTTAATGAGCCCGCAAATGCAGTCCCCGTAGCCAGTCTTCTCGATGTGACAGACTGGGCATCAGGACCGCTTGGCCCGAGATCAGAGTGGCCCGCCTGTCTGCACGCCGCTATCGGCATCATGCTTCCGTCGCAAGCGCAGATTGTGATGTTCTGGGGACAAGAGTTCGTTGCCTTATATAACGACATCTACGCGCCAACTATCGGCAACAAGCATCCACATGCCTTCGGCAGGCCGGCGCGTGAATACTGGAACGAACTCTGGGATGACCTCGAGCCGCTGCTGAAACGCGTTCTCGATAAGGGAGAGACGATCGCCGCGAAAGACAGGCCTTTTTATATCGAAAGACACGGTTACCCCGAGACGGTGTACTTCGATATTTCGTATTCTCCGGTCACGGATCAGGACGGCATCGTTAGGGGTGTGTTCTGCATCGTCAATGAAACGACCGAGCGGGTGAAGGCGGATGCCGCTCTGCGAGAGAGCGAAGAACGTCTAAGGGCCATCTTTGCGCAGTCAGCCGTAGGAATAGCTCTTGGCGACCTGACCGGAAAACTGATCAGCGTGAACGACCACTTCTGCCAGATTGTCGGGCGGCGGAGGGACGAGCTAATCGGCATCCAGATGCAAGACATCACGTTTGCCGAAGACCTGCCTGAAAACCAGCGCCTGTTCAAGCATATGGTCGAAACCGGAGAGAGCTTCGAGATCGAAAAGCGTTACGTCCGTGGTGATGGCAGTTTGGTGTGGGTTTTGAACTCGGTCTCTGCAATCCGGGATGATCAGGGAAACATGTCGCAAGCTGTTGCCATATCCGCTGATATCGGCGAGCGACGGCACGCCCAAGAGGTCGAAAGGCACCTCGCATCTATGATCGCTTCCTCCAATGACGCGATCTTGGGTATCGATCTCGACATGACCATTACAAGCTGGAATGCAGCTGCGGAAAAGCTTTATGGTTATTCGGAGGATGAGGTCGTTGGCCGGACTGTACTGATGCTGGTGCCGGATGATAGGCAAGAAGAGGAGCCGACAATCCTGAGACAGATCAAGGCGGGTCGTATCGTTGAGCCGTACGAAACGCAGCGTCTTCGCAAGGACGGCCGGCTTGTCGAAGTGCTTCTCAGTGTCTCCCCGATCCGTGATGTCAACGGAAGGGTTATCGGCGCTTCCAAGACGGCGCACGACATTACTGCCCGTAAGGATGCCGACCGGCTGAGATCCATTCTCGTGAATGAACTCCACCACCGCGTCAAGAACATCCTTGCGACAGTGACCGCAATCGCAAGACAGACGATCGGTCGCGACAAGGCAAATCACGAGGATATGGAAGCCTTCACTAGCAGGTTAGGGTCGCTCAGCAGAGCGCAAGACCTTTTGGTGCACGCCGATTGGCAGCACGCGGATTTAAGAGCCGTCTTGCAGCAGGCCCTGTCGCCCTATCCTGCCGAATCCTTTCAAATAAGCGGACCGGGCGTATCTTTGCCGCCACGAGCAGTTGTGTCGCTTTCCCTCGCGCTTCATGAACTGGCAACGAACGCAGCCAAATATGGTGCCCTGTCTGTGCCTGAAGGCCAAGTATCCATCTCGTGGCAACGCCAGGGGACCGATGGTGAACGCCTCCGGGTAGTCTGGGAGGAGCGAGGTGGTCCGGAGGTCATGTCACCCCAGCGAAAAGGCTTCGGTTCGACACTTGTCGAGCGGCTGCTATCGGCCGAATTGAACGGGGAGACAAAATTGTTCTACGAGAAGAACGGCGTGATCTGTGTCATTGAGGCGGAGATAAATCACGTATGA